In Pecten maximus chromosome 10, xPecMax1.1, whole genome shotgun sequence, one genomic interval encodes:
- the LOC117336208 gene encoding uncharacterized protein LOC117336208 isoform X2 produces the protein MFVEQSYLFHKRQLGDWVLHRCLSCGIDTHAVCSTSRPPKVLVSDMLQTDSLVIERLQQSPDFSQVFGIVMTTAESDIHSGSMPDLSSRNYESLQSQLNNIQQHLSSYLLQEEAAMEDRIRTYEEEERERFQRLQNKVRNDKKKMVSLLLTASENQSKDTGVSGKRNQGSGDGRKLDRKSVGSSSSAVAVPGQGSRHLNVNRTKSTPVPKIHSISEYQENPDSEGMFMLDDDGGDGPEAFYSSEDEDEEEEEEEERPRERRSMTPMKTSIYSSSMPISVPIWNRTGLDDGVTDSDKLTPSDPDQIAASMQALAQSITNDERYIFGDRPRPRLNTGDFKRPNLNAKSYK, from the exons ATGTTTGTT GAGCAGTCCTACCTGTTCCATAAGCGACAGTTAGGGGACTGGGTGTTACATCGCTGTCTTAGCTGTGGAATCGACACTCATGCTGTTTGTTCCACAAGTAGACCACCCAAGGTGCTGGTCAGTGACATGCTTCAG ACAGATTCACTGGTGATAGAGAGACTACAGCAGTCACCTGACTTCTCCCAGGTATTTGGTATCGTCATGACAACGGCAGAGAGTGATATCCATTCTGGCAGTATGCCAG ATTTGTCTTCCCGTAACTATGAATCTCTACAATCTCAGCTCAATAATATCCAGCAACACTTGAGTAGTTACCTACTGCAGGAGGAGGCCGCTATGGAAGACAGGATCCG CACATATGAAGAGGAAGAGCGAGAACGTTTTCAGAGACTACAGAATAAAGTCAGAAATGATAAGAAGAAAATGGTCAG TTTACTTCTAACAGCATCTGAGAATCAGTCAAAGGATACTGGTGTCAGCGGGAAAAGGAATCAAG GATCTGGAGATGGGAGGAAATTGGACAGGAAGTCAGTTGGTAGTTCTTCCTCTGCTGTGGCTGTTCCAGGACAGGGTTCCAGACACCTAAATGTCAACAGGACTAAGTCTACACCGGTGCCAAAAATCCATTCCATCAGCGAGTACCAGGAGAATCCTGACTCAGAAG GCATGTTTATGTTGGATGATGATGGGGGCGATGGACCAGAGGCTTTCTATTCCTCTGAAGATGAAGAtgaggaagaggaggaggaggaagaaa GACCGAGGGAGAGAAGGAGTATGACTCCAATGAAAACTTCCATCTATTCCTCTTCTATGCCCATTTCTGTACCAATCTGGAATAGGACTGGTCTGGATGATGGTGTGACCGACAGTGATAAG TTGACCCCGAGTGACCCTGATCAGATAGCTGCCTCCATGCAGGCTCTCGCCCAAAGTATTACAAATGATGAACGCTACATCTTCGGTGATCGACCACGTCCGAGGCTGAACACTGGGGACTTCAAGCGCCCAAATCTCAATGCGAAAAGCTACAAGTGA